The nucleotide sequence AAAGGGGGCGAGGGCAAGGCCGTGCCCTACTTCATGGTCCGGATCCGCATCCCGAACGGCCAGCTTTTCTCGCACCAGCTTCGCGTGATCGCCGGCTTCGCCGAGCGCAGCGCCCGCGGCGTGGCCGACATCACCGTGCGCGAGAACATCCAGCTCCACTGGATGCCGGTCGAGGTGATGCCTGACCTGCTCGAGAGCCTCTGGCGGGTGGGGCTCACCACGATGGGCACCTGCGGTGACGTCACCCGCAACATCACGGGCTGCCCGCTGGCGGGCGTGGACGCCGACGAGATGATCGACGCCGGGCCGCTGGTCCAGGCCGTCAACCGGATGCTCAATGGCAACCCCGACTTCTACAACGCTCCTCGCAAGTACAAGATCACGATCACGGGCTGCAAGTCCTGGTGCTCGTATCCGGAGATCAACGACGTCGGGCTGACGCCCGTGCGCCACCCGGCGACGGGCGAAGTGGGCTTTGCCGTCCGCGTGGCCGGCGGGCTCTCGACCCAGCCGCACCTCGCCGTGCCCCTCGACGCGTTCATCCATGCGGCGCAGGTGCTGCCCGTCGTCCGCGGGATCACCGAGATCTTTCTCGAGAGCGACGTGCTGCGCCACGACCGCGAGAAGGCGCGGCTGAAGTTTCTCTTCCTCCAGCACGGCTGGACGGCCGAGCGTTTCAAGTCCGAGCTCGAGCGGCGCATCGGCTTCTCGCTCGATCCCGGCGTGGCCGCCGAGCCGCCGGACGACGTGTACCGGGATCACGTCGGCATTCATCCGCAGAAGCAGGCGGGATATGTCTACGCGGGGATTTCGGTCCTGCGTGGCCGCCTGACCGTCGACCAGATGCGCGCCGTCGCCGACCTCGCCGACCGCTACGGCAGCGGCGAGCTGCGCACGACCACGATGCAGAACATCGTGATCCTCAACGTGCGCCAGGAGCGCGCCGCCGATCTGGCCCGCGAGCTCACCGCGGCGGGATTCAAGGTCGAGGCCTCGCCATTCTGGCGCGGTACCGTCGCGTGCACGGGGACGGAGTTCTGCAAGCTCGCGCTCACCGAGACCAAGGGGTTTGCGCGGTGGCTCGTGGAGGAGATGGAGACTCGGATGCCTGGCTTCGACCAGCACCTCAAGATCAACGTCACCGGCTGCCCGAACAGCTGCGGCCAGCACTGGATCGCGGACATCGGGATCGAGGGCAAGAAGACGAAAGTCGAGGGGACGATGGTCGACGCCTATTACTTCTGCGTCGGCGGCGCCCTGGGGAAGCACGAGCGCATCGCGCGGCCCATCGGCTATCGCGCCGCCGCGACCGAGGTTCCCGCCGCGATCGAGCGGTTGCTCAACGCGTATCTCGCCGAGCGGCGGA is from Candidatus Rokuibacteriota bacterium and encodes:
- a CDS encoding nitrite reductase, translating into MAPPAPAAPKETKAQRAERLKQEINPWEHLEEIRRFAREGYQSIPAAWLNTYFRWWGVYTQGDGIGAVGGKGGEGKAVPYFMVRIRIPNGQLFSHQLRVIAGFAERSARGVADITVRENIQLHWMPVEVMPDLLESLWRVGLTTMGTCGDVTRNITGCPLAGVDADEMIDAGPLVQAVNRMLNGNPDFYNAPRKYKITITGCKSWCSYPEINDVGLTPVRHPATGEVGFAVRVAGGLSTQPHLAVPLDAFIHAAQVLPVVRGITEIFLESDVLRHDREKARLKFLFLQHGWTAERFKSELERRIGFSLDPGVAAEPPDDVYRDHVGIHPQKQAGYVYAGISVLRGRLTVDQMRAVADLADRYGSGELRTTTMQNIVILNVRQERAADLARELTAAGFKVEASPFWRGTVACTGTEFCKLALTETKGFARWLVEEMETRMPGFDQHLKINVTGCPNSCGQHWIADIGIEGKKTKVEGTMVDAYYFCVGGALGKHERIARPIGYRAAATEVPAAIERLLNAYLAERRNGQTFRDFTARHTDEELRELLAGAPVGPVARDASPGRPPHGVDA